In one Candidatus Woesearchaeota archaeon genomic region, the following are encoded:
- a CDS encoding EcoRI family type II restriction endonuclease: protein MATSKQLRENSKQHTPKNLQSKQDDKNVALAMDKVVAYLYERLGLTDKGYELDYVKTIKLSELIAIIKSYEKRFEFSNLTKEDSYIKPDGGILLLKSKENKDFKRIVLAVEMKKQGTNDLREKEGKQKQAQGNAIERLGKNLIGIRSTLQYEKITPFICFGWGVDFSPDSSILDRIITMNEFFPLNTTYVFKREGFSPVSMYFREKNWEVNELYEIMKEVAETSIRNYIF, encoded by the coding sequence ATGGCAACCAGCAAACAACTACGGGAAAACTCAAAACAGCACACGCCTAAAAACCTACAATCAAAGCAAGACGACAAAAATGTCGCACTGGCTATGGATAAGGTTGTTGCCTATCTCTATGAGAGATTAGGATTGACCGATAAGGGCTACGAACTTGATTATGTAAAAACTATCAAGTTAAGCGAACTGATAGCCATTATAAAATCTTACGAAAAAAGGTTTGAGTTTTCTAATCTTACAAAAGAGGATTCTTATATTAAGCCAGATGGCGGGATACTGCTTTTGAAGTCAAAAGAAAATAAAGATTTTAAGCGTATTGTGTTAGCAGTAGAAATGAAAAAACAAGGCACGAATGACTTGCGAGAAAAAGAAGGTAAACAGAAACAGGCACAGGGAAACGCCATTGAAAGATTGGGTAAAAACTTAATTGGTATCCGCTCAACTTTGCAATACGAGAAAATCACCCCTTTTATTTGTTTCGGTTGGGGTGTGGATTTCAGCCCCGACTCTTCAATTCTTGACCGAATTATTACAATGAATGAATTTTTTCCCTTGAATACGACTTATGTTTTTAAGAGAGAGGGCTTTTCACCAGTATCAATGTATTTTAGAGAAAAAAACTGGGAGGTAAATGAACTATACGAAATAATGAAAGAGGTAGCAGAAACAAGTATCCGAAATTATATTTTCTAA
- a CDS encoding SAM-dependent methyltransferase: MYRVDRNNFYKEQKKATIFTPDYVSEFLFNLVSPHIKKNGLIVDPCVGQGSLLKPFKKNGYKVLGIDIENQGFPKTKVKNYLEIKKDEIKGKISLVIMNPPFNIDGKTKQYIKENYGGRPLLPEVWFAKAVELFGHETPIVMFTPYGFRLNQSDTSKRWLKFINNEYPEITTIVSLPKDVFENILFHSEILMFNIPKLKGHYFVESKYGNQQTTTGKLKTAHA; the protein is encoded by the coding sequence ATGTATAGAGTAGATAGAAACAATTTTTATAAAGAACAAAAAAAGGCAACTATTTTTACTCCTGATTATGTGAGTGAGTTTTTGTTTAATTTAGTTAGTCCTCATATTAAAAAAAATGGATTGATTGTTGACCCTTGCGTGGGTCAAGGTTCTTTATTAAAACCTTTTAAGAAAAATGGCTACAAGGTTTTAGGGATAGATATTGAAAATCAAGGTTTTCCAAAAACAAAAGTTAAAAACTATTTAGAAATTAAAAAAGACGAAATAAAAGGCAAGATTTCACTCGTAATTATGAATCCGCCATTCAATATTGATGGCAAGACAAAACAATATATCAAAGAAAATTACGGAGGTAGACCACTATTGCCAGAAGTATGGTTTGCAAAAGCAGTAGAGTTATTCGGACACGAAACTCCTATCGTAATGTTTACGCCTTATGGTTTCAGATTAAATCAATCAGACACAAGCAAAAGGTGGTTAAAGTTTATAAATAATGAGTATCCTGAAATAACAACGATTGTGTCGCTTCCAAAAGATGTGTTTGAAAATATCCTTTTTCATAGTGAGATTTTAATGTTTAATATACCTAAATTGAAAGGTCATTATTTTGTAGAAAGTAAATATGGCAACCAGCAAACAACTACGGGAAAACTCAAAACAGCACACGCCTAA
- a CDS encoding IS1595 family transposase: MKTTIFKNEKSAERFFAKQRWGKEPLCPYCKGLKIYKVSGNQPYKCGDCNKKFTIKTGTIMEGSHIPVNTWLLCMYLMGTAKKGVSSLEMAELLKVQQRTAWFMAQRIREACYEYGKLKGEVEIDETYIGGKEKNKHYNKRNKNGRGAVNKIAVVGMKERNGRVVGKVVDTTGRYEIHKIIEANISKKSQLFTDDYSSYKGISKKGYGHEVVNHSKGEYIKGNAGTNSIESVWATFKRGVYGTYHHLSKKHLQRYVNEFAFRLSNGSSMDFVEAVCKNKQQGLKYRKLTRNYAKTNYRATKPAVRRSGKKGSQIYTAKIQFAHTVAVA, from the coding sequence ATGAAAACAACAATTTTTAAGAACGAAAAATCAGCAGAAAGGTTTTTCGCAAAACAACGCTGGGGCAAAGAGCCATTATGCCCTTATTGCAAAGGATTAAAGATATACAAAGTATCTGGTAATCAGCCCTACAAATGTGGGGACTGCAATAAAAAGTTTACTATAAAGACAGGCACAATTATGGAGGGTTCACATATCCCAGTAAACACTTGGCTTTTATGTATGTATCTTATGGGAACGGCTAAAAAAGGGGTGTCCTCTCTTGAAATGGCAGAGCTTCTAAAAGTCCAGCAAAGGACAGCGTGGTTTATGGCTCAAAGAATTAGAGAAGCGTGTTATGAATACGGAAAGTTAAAGGGTGAGGTTGAAATAGACGAAACTTATATTGGTGGCAAAGAAAAGAATAAGCACTATAATAAAAGAAATAAAAACGGCAGGGGTGCGGTCAATAAGATTGCCGTTGTCGGTATGAAAGAACGAAATGGCAGAGTGGTCGGCAAAGTCGTAGATACTACTGGCAGATACGAAATTCATAAAATCATAGAAGCTAACATTTCAAAAAAGTCCCAGCTTTTTACTGATGATTACAGCTCATATAAAGGTATTAGCAAAAAGGGATACGGACACGAAGTAGTCAATCACTCAAAAGGCGAATACATTAAAGGCAATGCAGGAACTAACAGCATTGAAAGTGTATGGGCTACTTTCAAGCGTGGAGTATATGGCACTTACCACCATTTGAGTAAAAAGCATTTGCAAAGGTATGTTAATGAGTTTGCTTTCAGATTATCAAATGGCAGTTCAATGGATTTTGTAGAGGCAGTTTGCAAAAATAAGCAACAGGGGTTAAAATATAGAAAACTAACAAGAAACTATGCGAAAACAAATTATAGAGCCACTAAACCTGCCGTTCGCAGAAGTGGTAAAAAGGGTAGCCAAATATACACGGCAAAAATCCAGTTTGCTCACACAGTTGCAGTTGCCTAA